From a region of the Rhinopithecus roxellana isolate Shanxi Qingling chromosome 8, ASM756505v1, whole genome shotgun sequence genome:
- the KIAA0040 gene encoding uncharacterized protein KIAA0040 homolog, which yields MERISAFFSSVWDTILTKHQEGIYNTICLGVLLGLPLLVIITLLFMCCHCCWSPPGKRGQQPEKNKKKKKKKKKKNEEDLWISAQPKLLQMEKRPSLPV from the coding sequence ATGGAGAGAATCAGCGCCTTCTTCAGCTCTGTCTGGGACACCATCTTGACCAAACACCAAGAAGGCATCTACAACACCATCTGCCTGGGAGTCCTCCTGGGCCTGCCACTCTTGGTGATCATCACACTCCTCTTCATGTGTTGCCATTGCTGCTGGAGCCCACCAGGCAAGAGGGGCCAGCAGCcagagaagaacaagaagaaaaagaagaagaagaagaagaagaatgaagaagACCTCTGGATCTCTGCTCAACCCAAGCTTCTCCAGATGGAGAAGAGACCATCACTGCCTGTTTAG